The window ATTTTCCAGTTCACGAACATTGCCAGGCCAATCGTGTCGCATTAAACGTTGCCAAGCCGTTGCATTTAGACCGCGGATCGTTTTGCTATTTTGCTTTGCGTAATATTTGAAATAGTAGTTGACCAAGGGACGGATGTCACGCCGACGATGTCGTAGCGGGGGGATTTTTACCGTGATTACGTTGATTCGGTAGAATAAATCTTCACGAAACTTGCCACTCTTAATATAGTCCGGCAAATCGCGGTGGGTAGCGGCAACGATTCGGACATCCAATTGAATTTCCGTACGACCACCAACCCGCTGAATCCGTTGATCCTGAAGGAAACGCAACAGTTTCACCTGCGCATTCAGAGGTAAATCGCCAATTTCGTCGATAAAGAGTGTTCCACCATTTGCCCGCTCGAATAGCCCGACCCGTGAACTATCAGCCCCTGTGAAAGCGCCGCGCTCATGACCAAACAGCTCCGATTCCAATAGTGTTTCCGGTATGGCGGCACAATTGACACTGACAAAGGGGGCATCGCAACGGGGTGAGGAGTCGTGTAGTAGCTTAGCGATACGCTCTTTGCCTGTTCCCGATTCGCCTAACAAAAGGACGGTTGCTCGACTGGGGGCAGCGCGTTGGATGAGGGTAACAACTGCTTCCAGTTCCCCCGATTCGTAGATGAGTTCTTTTGGTTCGTGTGGTTTCATAGTTCGACCAATTCGTCGTACTTGTGATTTTCCAAAAGTAACTCACAAAGAACCAAGAAGCAAGCCTCTCTCTTCACGATTCGACAAAATATACGAGCGACACTGTTAGTTTTGGTTGTGAGTATAGGCGAACCGGTGTTCGCCCAACAAGAAAGGGGCGTATGCCATACGCCCCTCCCGATACCCGAACCCCGAATTCCGAGCCCCCAAACCTTACTTCAACAACACCATCTTTTGCGTTCGGGAAAACTCACCCGATTGCAAT is drawn from bacterium and contains these coding sequences:
- a CDS encoding sigma-54 dependent transcriptional regulator; protein product: MKPHEPKELIYESGELEAVVTLIQRAAPSRATVLLLGESGTGKERIAKLLHDSSPRCDAPFVSVNCAAIPETLLESELFGHERGAFTGADSSRVGLFERANGGTLFIDEIGDLPLNAQVKLLRFLQDQRIQRVGGRTEIQLDVRIVAATHRDLPDYIKSGKFREDLFYRINVITVKIPPLRHRRRDIRPLVNYYFKYYAKQNSKTIRGLNATAWQRLMRHDWPGNVRELENAIEHAVVVSESELIDETDLPVSLTPDNSSQKSSEPEPVAESETQSIRNQNAGSESTRKNESIEIQRDESEALPSDLLRESIHFPLKKGELFGLVEAFEKSIIEQALQLANHNRSEAARLLGISEKNIR